acaaataatttgataaaattaaattactatttcaaacaaattcaaattacGCTCATGTCTCGAATACTTACATCAAGCTCAAAATTcaagtaataaatattttcaactcTTAAGTTTCATCCTCAAATGTCATTCTCTCATAAGCATAATTTTCCTACAAtcttttttgtaaaaaaaaatcctctAAGATAGTGAAAGACAATAagctacaattttttttttcatttctacaTAATCTTTAACTTactttgttatatatataactcCTCTTTTTTAGTTTAGAATCATCATTTCTAAAATTAAGTTCATAGTGCAAGTTATATTTCTAACATTAGATTCGTAGTGTAATAGGAGTTAAAGTAATAGGTAATTGCATGAAAAACATTTGAAGCTAATTATCTCATCtctcattaattatttttctttgaagTTCATAACTATGAAAATACCAACTATGTTAACCCAAcaactaattaaattttaaaaacagaatatttataaattttaacttttttaatattgttaaagtTTATGATAACAATTTCactaaataaatattgtaatcATAAACTCTAAACTCTAGGTATTCTTTATTATAATAACACGCTATTTACCAATTACAACAATTTCAATGACAAATAGTTAATGGAGTTAAAGAAAGCTCCAATAACCATGttattacatatttatattattgattaaCTATGTCTCGTAGTGGTAGTTTTTAAGACAAGTGACTATATAGAATGGGTTAATTAGTAAATGATATTATACATTTATGCGAAGTTagaagtttttatatttttatagtcTTAAATTAGCTCAGataaactatttataaaaaaaatgtcaaaactagggatttaatatttttgcatgaattatttaatactagaattattaaatatttaaaaatcgATCAATGTATATATTTTGCAAttcgatttttttaaaatgtttcgAAAGTGAAATTTTGTTCCAGTAGATAGTTTTTTGTTAAATCTAaattaagaatttaaatttattttcttcaaataaaacatttttaaagaatgaagaaaaattaattgaaaaatgtcAAATTTCAGGTATAAACCTTGTTAAATTGAATGCAATGCAAAGTCTGTGTTATTTAAGTATGCTGCAATGCTGAGTCACGTTCTTGAATATATTTACTATTTTGGGTCATTATTTGTAACCAGATTACTTAGACATTAACCATGATTGATTTCATTGTTATCAAGCAAACATTAAAATATAGTGAAAAAATCTTTAATCTTCTAAATCCTTGCTCTTTGCCaattctcaaaccttttttttttacttcaaaaGGATCTTAGTAAGATTCAATACTCAGCCAATCGAGTGAatgtgagatttttttttatcaaaaaaaaattaataaatatgaatcacttaAATGGTGATTcaatccttataaaaaaaaacatctcaTCTCCTCCTCCCTTTTAAGAGAAACCTACCAAACAGACACAACCACAAAATTAATATAAGACAATCTCACATAACAAAACATCAAATAGCCAGCCTCATACAAACCACAAGATCCAAACACCAATTGGAATAGGAGAACATCCTAAAACGAGACTTAAATAAATCCAAGACCAAATCTTGACTTGAACTATTGCAAATACTTCTGTCACATCGGCCTTTCCCCTATTAAAAATGACATTATTCCTatgtttccaaatttcactcacaaCTCCAACCTCTATTACTCCCCAAAACTCATTAACCAGACCTAAGCATTACACATCCCGAACTGaataaaatttgaaacaggATCAGAGTGAATCACGATCGTCACACCAAGTCACTCAAAACAAAGACACTAGACTAACCAAGCAAATCTACAATTGAAAAACAGCAGTGAGATTCCTCCTCCTTCCCACACAAGCAGCACAACATATTGTCAACCACGATTCCTCACCTTTCCAAATTGACCGTAGTAACAATCTTATTCTCCAACACCCTCTAAGCAGTGAGAAGAGCAGAAGGCAAAACTTTACATCTCCACAACCTACTATACACAGAAGACAAATCTTCCTCACGATCCCGCCGTAACAAGGCGAAGACGGAACTTACCGAATAATTTTGAAACTCTCCTGCCTCCCAAAGCCACCTATCCTTCTCTCCCAAAACCAAACCCGCCCCATGTAAAATCTGAAGAAGACGACACTCCAAAGGCTTCTCCCATTCGAAGAACGACCTTCTCCAGTCTAAAAACCAGACCCAAACACCATTACTCCATACCCCAAGTTGTGCCACCTTTGCATCTTTGACCGAACTCAAAGAAAACAACCTCGGGAAAACCTCTTCAGCGCGCCACAATTCAACCAATTGTCCTCCCAAAAAGAGATTTCTCTTCCATCACCAGCTTTCAACTTAACAGCGTCttcaaaattccctccccaTCCCTCCGAAACCCACACTTCCTTCAAATCCTTTCACCAAAGCGAACCCCTACAACGGTTCCAGTCCTCTCTCAAACTTCTCCAACCTCCATATTTAGATTCAAGAATCTCCTTCCACAAACCACCCTTATTCGTTCCCAATCTCCAAATCCACTTTCCCAACAAAGCCAAGTTGAATATCCTCAAATCTTTAATGCCAAGATCACCAAACTCGCGAGGCTCACAAACCTTTTTCCAAGAGACCCAAGTTATCTTCCTTCCTTATGAACCCCAACCCCACAAAAAATTCCTCTGAATCTTTACTATCTTATCTACCACCGCTGATGGCATTTTGAACAAGGACATAAAGAATAGCAGGACAAAAAAGAGAACAgactaactcaaccttataaggTGAGGGtagcacccacttatatactataaagtTTCCTAATTTCTAATTGATGCAGAATCTCCAACACATCCCTCCTGCAGAggctgccaactcgtgcgtgagactatatattataggTGGTCCGATAAAGGGTGacctgataagtccaacaaattcTCGTTAGGATAAACTCTAAAGAACTTTGATACaatattaagaaatgaacttaagcctaactcaaaattataaaatcaacttatgaGGTGATGGTTTACATCCACTTAGATACTATATCAATGTGTGATCTccaatattttaaagaaaagatTGTTTGTACAAACACGAAGTATCCGAGAAAACTATCTCTTGTCACCATTCCAGAACTACCTTCATTTGAATTACAATTTTATCCAACTCACCAAAAGTGGATTGCAATTTACTTTCTCAATGCAAGTTGCAAAAGCAAGTCAATACATAAAAGTATTTGAACATAGTGAAGTCTCTTTTGGAAGATTTGTTAACATTGGCCAAATTTTTTATCAAACTTTTTGGtacatataaaaagaaaattaaacaacatataaaaaaggtaaacattaattaaagaagaatcatataatcattatattaaagtTGTCGAGAAACTGATTCTCATCCATGTTATGATgggatttttttgttttaaaatatgtacGCTCAAAATTTACCTACtatttaataagaaaataaaaattaaacaaattagagaatttaattattatttgttaaatattttattaagaataaatattccatttaatagaataaatattaacataaataaaaagtCTATAATACGAATCACTTAAGCATGACTGTTACGTGGTTATTTGAGTATTCTTagaatcttattttatttacattttcagTAAAATGATTCATCATTTCAACTTATGATGAGTCAAGCTGTAATGCTTCAAATGTTAGTTATATTGCATTATTTTATGAAAGTgaagtatttttttcatttttttttattttttattgaaatgaggttgcttttgaaaaaattatacatatgaAGAAGTTGCGTCATGCTGAGacgattttattataaaaaaattgtgtcaaGATGACATGATTTCTGGTATATCGAGGTGAAGTCGTGTCAACGTGATACGATTTGAATTCAAACTGATTATACTGAAGTTATACGaacttgacacgactttatcattttttttcataatgaaATCGTGTCACATTGACATGACTTTTTTACATCTGTAATTTTTCCGAAAGCAAtaccattttggtaaaaaagaGCAAACATTGTTCCCCTTCCATAAAAATTCCTTCATTGGGTGAAGAAAACCTCAATCAGAAGTGAGaaaaattcttcctacaccttcaTGTGTTTTTTCATGCACCCCTATACTTttgaaaaatatcaaaattaccCTTTTAAGTTAGTTTTccataaaattttcattttgtaatGTATAATCCAAAATACAATGTCTTGATGTAttgtgccttcatgaccgaattATTTGATTGAATTTTGGAGAGGATTGGCGGAAGCTTCAATGGAGGAGGCGTGCAAGGAGGCTCACATGGAGCTTGCGGTTTTCTTGGAGGTGCATGCTAAGTATGGAAAGTGATAGgtgaggcctaatcacttgAGCTAGGTGAAGAGTTGAAGACtaaagtgtctatcctaaaGAGGCAAGACAAAAGTGAGAATTGGCTCAAtattttggcagcaatttcactcactcattaatcttgaatttacatGAACCAAGCACCTCTATATATAGCTAGAGAGTGCCAGATTTGAACAAGAGAAAGTGGAAGGAAATTCAAACTAATCTAGCTTTGAATTTGGCGCCTAAAGAAGagcacatggaaggtgtgattAGGGTTACACGTTCACCTCCTTCATGGGCTTTCTCATGATAGGCCTTGATTAAATTAGGTGTTTTAGCAACCCTAATTTAATCTAGGTTGGTAAGTACGACAAAAATTTCAATCTAAaaacattacaaataaaattcccaatctaattttgacaagaaaataaagtctactctacactagagttatgacatttttaaatatatatagaaaGGTTTCTTTGCCATCAATAGCAATATCCTAATCCTTCTTAATCTTCTTGGCCATAGCTCTAGTGGTTGACCCAGATCTTCTCTTTGTTAGGCTTACATTTGGggttgtgcttgggcctcttccagcATTCCCTCCCTTTTGAAGAgaatttgtcctcaaatccaatgcttctgcCTCTTCGTCGCCACAAGCTACAAAAGGAGTTAAGTCCATGACATTAAAAGTAGTGTGGACTCCGTATTCCTCAAGCAGGTCAAGTTtatatgcattattattgatcctcttgaggacttggaaaggtccatcaccccggggactaagtttggacttcctcttagttggaaatctatccttcctaggatgaagccaaacccaatctccTTCCTCAAAGATTATctctctcttccccttattcctatgttttaaatatttctctgtttgttgttgtatttgttctttaatcctctcatacattttcttaacaaatttaGCTTTTGTGGCTCCTTctttatgcacaaattcttgtggattaggaagaggcaACAAATCTAAGGGAGTGAGAGGATTAAacccatatacaacttcaaatggagaaatattagtagttttatgaactaccctattgtatgcaaactcaatatggggaaggtactcatcccaagatctATGGTTGCCTTTCATAATTGCCCTAAGTATAGTAGAAAGAGATCTATTTACAACCTTTGTTtgaccatccgtttgaggatgacaagaagttgagaatTTTAGTTTAGTTCCAAGCCTTTCCCAGATAGTTCTCCAGAAATGACCTACAAATTTTGGATCTCTATCAAAAACTATGCTTTTAGGTAGaccatgaagtcttaccacttctctaaagaagagcctAGAGATATTATTAGcgtcatccactttgtggcaggGAATAAAATGTGTCATTTTACTAAACCTGTCCacaaccacaaaaatggaatcaaaacctcttgttgtcctaggaagcccTAAAATAAAATCCATGCTGATGTCTTCCCACAGAacacttgcaaaaggtaaaaGAGTATaaagtccatgaggcattgttttagatttatcttttaaacatgaaatgcaTCTAACACAATGTCTCTGAACGTCTATTCTCATGTGTGGCAAAAAGAATTtcccttttaaaagctctagagttttatcaactccaaaatgatCCATGAGTTTTCCTTCATGAGATTCTTTTACAAGaattttctatgtgttccttggggtatgcaaagttttccttctttaaaaagataccccAGGAGACACATAAAATCttccttgtgctctatgttcaAATTTAGCAAAGATGGATGCAAAATCTTGATCTTCTTTGTAAAGTTCATGTATGTTATCAAAGgactcttttgaacccaacccttctccaacaaatcCTGTACTTGTAattctatctccttagtttcTTCAGGATTAGTTCTATAGGCTGGTCTATTGGGTAGACTGGCCTCTGAAACTAAGTTTATTTGATGTTCTATTCCTCTAAAAGGTGGAAGTCCACTAGGGCCTTCCTTAAagaatatatcatcaaattcttttaaaagttcTTTTACTTGAGGAGGTAGAACACAAGTTTCAATAAGTGTGGCAGtgcatgcaagtgttcctttacaaagcAGGAGGCCCATAGATTGTTCAGAAAGAAGtatcttttcaattttgttttcaaatttttcttcttcttgaatgaccttgtgggaaggaacactcttctcccacatctttttttccctaagggcttttttttttgttttctaattttttttttctctccctctctcttttgcttcatttgtacTTGATCCTTTACCACTTGTGAATGTGATAAGGGATAGAGTACAAGCTTTTTTTTCCCTATGAGTGAAAGTAATCtcattcactacaaaaaaaaaacgtgTATGTGATGGCGATTAAAACATGGCGGTTATTAAAAACCGCCACAATTTACGGTATAATACGACATTTTCGTAAGCGCCATAATGTTCCTTCGAAATGTGATATTTAGAACTGTCACAATTAagcttcaaaaaaaaaattctcccgCTTTTAGTTCTCTTCATATGATTCCCACATAATTTCCAAAATTTATTCCCTAAAACCTTTGAAATCCCTCTTCTCTTCGAAACCCTCTTTTCTTCTCTCTGCCACTCATCGTCTTCTCCCCGCCGCTCTCTGCCTCCTCTCTGCCACATCCACCATCTTCTCTCCACCATTCACCATTTTCTCTCTGCCACATCCACTGTCGGCTCTGTTTACGCTGGAGTTTTTCGAAACACACGCATTTTCTCGCTCTCCACTCTCTATCATCTCTGCAAGTCCCTCGTTCGCTTCCTACATTTCCCACACTTCCTCAAATTTTTGATTTCCCAAAACCCTATTCTCATCTTCATTCCCTGATTGTCCCAAATTTCCGAAAATCCTTTGAAAACATATTTCCAAAATCCTTTGTTTCTTTGTCTTTTCTAATCTCCAAATTTCTTATTCGATTAACCTAACCATCACTTGTACCTTCACAATGTAAACCctaaatctatttttcttttcttatacaATACCCATTATCGtcacaaaaagaagagagaAGAGAATGAAGTTCAAACCTAGGGTTTCCTCTAATCGGCACAAGAGCGCCAAGGCGCATTTCACAGCACCGCCAAAGACCCTAGCACCCCCGACGATCTCAAATTGGTGCATTGGCATTTTCaatttgtttgatatttttgtgAAATCTCGTTTTCGCGTTgagatttttgtttttgtattttctttccttaaaTTGGTTGTGTATATAAACTCTTATTGAATTTTCTGGAAGTTACGACCTCTAAAAGTATTGAATTCACAATATCTCAGTGTTTCCgtattatgtatttttatttggtAATTGCAGTAGCCAATTTTGTGCGAATATTGGGTCCCAACCATGGACAAACTTTTGCCAAAGATCTTTTAGTGACTCTTCTGAACCTTTCCTCTGGCCTATCTGTCCTTGACCTTTCTGATAATAAAGTAAGTATTTGATCAGCATATGCATTCTATATTTTTTCGGTGCACATGCTTTAAGATAACTGGATGGCTTTCTGAATTTAACAGGAGATTCTTGAGTGATTCACAACTGTGCTTTGGAACTAGAAAGTTGTTGAAAATGTTGCGAGTACTCGCTCTAAGGTAACACCGTACTAAATAATATAGTTgtatttttttgtgttatgttAGAATCATCTTTTATTGGCTATGAATAATAGAATGTGTATTGAAAATTAATGAAGTGGTTTCTCTATAAGCTTTTTTGCATTTATATTTTCATGCCATCAGTATGCCACGAAGAAAAAGATTTTTAATCCATTCATAGTGTTGTAGGGAAAACAATTTAGGCAAAGATGATGCAGAAAATCTTAGGTATTCTCTTGAACATTTGCCTAACTTGGAGGAGTTGGATATAAGTGACAATTCAATTGAAGATGAAGGAATCAAGTCAATTAAATTTCTATTTCTAGTTATAGTTGGAAGTTATGAAATTAGATTATAGTCTCTAATTGTGTATCATCTTACACATCTTCCAGGAATATAATTCCCTATTTTGTTGGAGCATCTAAAATGTTTTCTCCCATAAATTGTTTGAAGTTAGAAAACTGTTATGTGTCCTGTGTTGGAGTGAATCATCTCCTACATGTCCTTTCTTCTTTCAAAGGACCATTGAAGTCTCTTTCTATTGCTGACAATTACCTTAGCAGGTTTGTCTACAACACTAAAATAAGATCTCATTTCATCATTGAATTCATCCCTTGTgagtctttttctaaatttctttttcatattACTTTTCATGAACTTTGGTACGTATCGTATTGCTCTTTGTACCTTGGTGACAAATAATGTTTGAGTTGATTCCTTTGATTTTCAACTTTTCATAATGGATATTCTTTAATTGGGATGAATTTACAAGCATTACAATTACAGATGAG
The sequence above is a segment of the Phaseolus vulgaris cultivar G19833 chromosome 2, P. vulgaris v2.0, whole genome shotgun sequence genome. Coding sequences within it:
- the LOC137811132 gene encoding uncharacterized protein, which gives rise to MLRVLALRENNLGKDDAENLRYSLEHLPNLEELDISDNSIEDEGIKNIIPYFVGASKMFSPINCLKLENCYVSCVGVNHLLHVLSSFKGPLKSLSIADNYLSRYQIVLSPNQVIGSSV